From Candidatus Wallbacteria bacterium, one genomic window encodes:
- a CDS encoding spore germination protein GerW family protein, whose amino-acid sequence MLDNLVKTMLAELKSTIKSETIVGAPITVGEVSIIPVTKISFGFGAGGEGSDKKNGFGGGSGGGASVEPVAFIVISKGEAKILTLKTTSEAWEKLLDPELFKKVKSTLGNLFKGEEKGEEKGGDKDDSAA is encoded by the coding sequence ATGCTAGACAATCTCGTGAAAACCATGCTTGCAGAATTGAAATCAACCATCAAATCTGAAACGATTGTAGGAGCACCGATTACAGTAGGTGAAGTTTCCATCATCCCTGTCACGAAAATCTCCTTCGGATTCGGTGCTGGTGGCGAAGGATCTGATAAAAAAAACGGTTTTGGCGGAGGTTCCGGAGGCGGAGCCAGCGTTGAACCGGTGGCATTCATAGTGATCAGCAAAGGAGAAGCAAAAATCCTGACGCTCAAGACGACCTCTGAGGCCTGGGAAAAACTCCTGGACCCTGAATTGTTTAAAAAAGTAAAATCCACCCTGGGGAATCTCTTCAAAGGGGAGGAAAAAGGGGAGGAAAAAGGTGGGGACAAAGATGACTCCGCTGCGTAA